One Terriglobales bacterium genomic window carries:
- a CDS encoding laccase domain-containing protein, with amino-acid sequence AEANRRQLLDAGLRAEGIEVSPLCTACEPERFFSYRVSGETGRLMGVVGIKGS; translated from the coding sequence TGGCCGAGGCCAACCGGCGGCAGTTGCTCGACGCCGGGCTGCGCGCCGAGGGCATCGAAGTGTCGCCCTTGTGCACCGCCTGCGAGCCGGAGCGGTTCTTCTCGTATCGTGTCAGCGGGGAGACGGGGAGGCTGATGGGGGTGGTGGGGATAAAAGGGAGTTAG